Within the Salinibacterium sp. TMP30 genome, the region CGAAACACCGTGCACGGCAATCGACCCCTTGCGTGCAACCAGCGGGGCCAGCTCCTCGGTCAGGCTGAAACGCAGAACGCGCCAGCTGCCCTCATCCTCGATGCTCAGCACGGTGCTCGTGCCATCGATGTGACCCTGCACGATGTGACCACCCAGGCGATCACCGACCTGCATGGCGCGCTCGATATTGACGTGATCGCCGGCGGCAACAGTGCCGAGGGTGCTCATATCGATCGTGATACCCATCACGTCGGCCGTAAACCAGTCCGGGCCCTGATCGACAACGGTGAGGCACACACCGCTCACGCTGATTGAGTCGCCATGGCCGGCATCCAGCACCGCGCCGCGCGCGCGAACGGTGAGTCGGGCGCCGTCTGCGGTCTCAGCAAAATCGACAACCTCGCCGAGCTCTTCAATAATTCCGGTAAACACGGTTACTCTCCTGTCGCTGTCGCTGTCGCTGTCGCTGTCGCCGAGCGGGCGACCATCGTTTCGGTCGCCGGCCGGGCGACAATCAGCACATCGTTGCCCAGGGGGCGAAGTTCGGTGATGCTGAGCTCTTTCGCGTCAGCAATGGTGGCAACCCCGAGTTCGCCGAGCGCGACCTTGGGGCCGCCCAGCAGTTTTGGGGCCAAGTAGATGAGCAGTTCATCCGCAAGACCGGCAGCAATGAACGCACTGGCAATGGTGGGGCCACCTTCAATAAAGATGCGCCGGATGCCTGCCTCAAACAGCTCAGTGAGTGTGGCGTTTAGGTCGCTACCGTCGAACTGCTGAAGTGCGTGGGGGTGCTCGCGAAGTCGCGCACCCGCCGGAATCTCGCGCCGCCCCAGCACCACCGGCTGCGGTTGCCACTTGAGCAATTCGCCGGCGTCTCCCCGCGCGGTCAGGCTCGGGTCATCGGCGAGCACAGTGCCCGTGCCCACGACGATCGCATCGGCACGGGCGCGCTGCTCATGCACATGCTGACGGGCAGCAGTGCCCGTAATCCACTGGCTGGTGCCATCGGCCGCCGCAGCGCGACCGTCAAGACTCGACGCCCACTTCACCGTGACGTGGGGGCGCTGTAGCCGCGCTGCCGTGAGCCAGCTGTGCAAAAACTCTTCTGCCTCCGCCGCAACAACACCACCAATGACCTCGACACCGGCATCGCGCAACCGTTGGCTGCCGCCGCCCGAAGTCTTGCCCGGGTCAGACACCGCGTACACAACCCGGGTCACACCCGCAGCGATCAGCGCCTCAGAACAGGGGCCGGTGTGGCCCTGGTGATTACAGGGTTCAAGCGTAACGACGGCAGTAAGACCCGCAGCATTGCCTCCGAGTTTCGAGAGAGCATCCACTTCGGCATGAGGAGTGCCAGTACCGTGATGCCACCCTTCCGCCACAATGGTGCCGGCGTCATCCGTGAGCACGCAACCGACCTGCGGGTTGCCGCCGGTGATGGGGCCGTGACTGGCAA harbors:
- a CDS encoding riboflavin synthase, with protein sequence MFTGIIEELGEVVDFAETADGARLTVRARGAVLDAGHGDSISVSGVCLTVVDQGPDWFTADVMGITIDMSTLGTVAAGDHVNIERAMQVGDRLGGHIVQGHIDGTSTVLSIEDEGSWRVLRFSLTEELAPLVARKGSIAVHGVSLTVSAVGRDWFEVSLIPETLTATTLGALTVGDSVNIETDILARHVARMAEFTDATVRHERTES
- the ribD gene encoding bifunctional diaminohydroxyphosphoribosylaminopyrimidine deaminase/5-amino-6-(5-phosphoribosylamino)uracil reductase RibD — its product is MTTPAQQAQYEKLMLHALSLASHGPITGGNPQVGCVLTDDAGTIVAEGWHHGTGTPHAEVDALSKLGGNAAGLTAVVTLEPCNHQGHTGPCSEALIAAGVTRVVYAVSDPGKTSGGGSQRLRDAGVEVIGGVVAAEAEEFLHSWLTAARLQRPHVTVKWASSLDGRAAAADGTSQWITGTAARQHVHEQRARADAIVVGTGTVLADDPSLTARGDAGELLKWQPQPVVLGRREIPAGARLREHPHALQQFDGSDLNATLTELFEAGIRRIFIEGGPTIASAFIAAGLADELLIYLAPKLLGGPKVALGELGVATIADAKELSITELRPLGNDVLIVARPATETMVARSATATATATATGE